From Paenibacillus graminis, a single genomic window includes:
- a CDS encoding ABC transporter ATP-binding protein codes for MNVLEVTALNKVYPGKVNTQALTDIHLSIEQGEFVGIMGPSGSGKTTLLNMVSTIDQPSSGVVKIGGSNPYLMNKKELALFRRRQLGFVFQDFNLLETLTVAENIVLPLTLDNRKLAEMDALLQKVADRLNIKDILNKRTYEISGGQRQRTAIARAIITSPAIILADEPTGALDSNSSRLVMESLEDINRKEGTTLMLVTHDPMAASYCNRIVFIKDGKLAAEIHRGDNRQAFFQKIIDTLSFWGGNTHELSSIRV; via the coding sequence ATGAATGTACTGGAAGTTACCGCTCTTAACAAAGTGTATCCGGGCAAAGTCAATACCCAGGCCCTCACCGATATTCACCTCAGCATTGAGCAAGGCGAGTTCGTTGGCATTATGGGACCTTCGGGCAGCGGTAAGACCACCCTGCTTAACATGGTTTCCACCATTGACCAGCCCTCTTCGGGCGTGGTGAAAATCGGAGGCAGCAACCCCTATCTCATGAACAAAAAGGAGCTGGCCCTGTTCCGCCGCAGGCAGCTTGGCTTCGTCTTTCAGGATTTCAATCTTCTGGAGACGCTGACTGTAGCTGAGAACATTGTTCTCCCCTTGACTCTGGACAACCGCAAACTGGCCGAAATGGACGCTCTGCTGCAAAAGGTTGCGGACCGGCTGAACATCAAGGATATCCTGAATAAGCGGACCTATGAAATCTCCGGCGGACAACGCCAGCGCACGGCGATCGCCCGGGCAATTATCACTTCCCCCGCGATTATCCTGGCCGATGAACCTACAGGTGCGCTGGATTCCAATTCCTCACGGCTCGTGATGGAATCGCTGGAGGACATCAACCGCAAGGAAGGCACCACACTGATGCTGGTCACGCATGATCCGATGGCGGCAAGCTATTGCAACCGCATCGTCTTCATCAAGGACGGCAAGCTGGCGGCGGAAATCCACCGCGGAGACAACCGCCAGGCCTTCTTCCAGAAAATTATCGACACACTTTCATTCTGGGGAGGGAATACGCATGAGCTTTCCTCAATTCGCGTTTAA
- a CDS encoding GerAB/ArcD/ProY family transporter — protein sequence MHNKEQVSALQLSFMIMLFEIGSTPLFLLGAKAKQDSWLAMCTGAAAGLVLLMLLMWIQHRSRHYDLIGMLVLHFGKIAGSAVGGTYSLYFAYQSMRNVRDLGELTALTLLPNSPMSVTMLIFVGTALYAIWKGTEVVFRLPEVLLPVVLSFYAVLVLLLGIMGSLDFNHLAPVFENGFKPIADAALPDIVSFPFGQMIVFLMLWSLWDKPGVPVKNSVAAYLLISIFLIFMNALNVAVLGPAIAGTSQLPFLKTVRTLSNLKFIERLDILVTIQLYIGLLVKMMLFYFCSVKAIAELTGKPAKWWVFPVGAAIYGASFLERDYTQHIAIGLGPSLKIDSVFQVAIPLLLAVSILLRSWFARPSS from the coding sequence ATGCACAACAAGGAGCAGGTGTCTGCCCTGCAGCTTTCGTTCATGATCATGCTGTTTGAAATCGGCAGCACACCGCTGTTTCTGCTCGGCGCCAAGGCCAAACAAGATTCCTGGCTGGCGATGTGCACCGGCGCGGCAGCAGGTTTAGTTCTGCTAATGCTTCTGATGTGGATTCAACACCGTTCTCGGCATTACGACCTTATCGGCATGCTCGTCCTCCACTTTGGTAAGATTGCCGGTTCAGCCGTCGGCGGAACTTACAGCCTGTATTTCGCCTACCAGTCGATGCGCAATGTCCGTGACCTGGGTGAACTGACCGCGCTGACCCTGCTGCCGAACTCACCGATGTCCGTTACGATGCTGATTTTTGTCGGGACTGCCCTTTACGCCATTTGGAAAGGGACCGAGGTGGTCTTCCGCCTGCCGGAGGTCCTGCTGCCAGTGGTGCTGTCTTTTTATGCTGTGCTTGTTCTTCTGCTCGGAATCATGGGCTCCCTGGACTTCAACCATTTAGCACCTGTTTTTGAGAACGGATTTAAGCCGATTGCGGATGCCGCGCTGCCCGATATTGTTTCCTTTCCCTTCGGACAGATGATTGTATTCCTGATGCTGTGGTCTTTATGGGATAAACCGGGGGTTCCGGTAAAAAACAGCGTAGCAGCTTATCTCCTCATCAGTATATTTCTGATCTTCATGAACGCACTCAATGTAGCCGTTCTCGGGCCGGCCATTGCAGGGACCAGTCAACTGCCCTTTTTAAAAACCGTACGCACCCTTTCGAATCTGAAGTTTATCGAACGCCTGGACATTCTGGTTACCATCCAGCTTTATATCGGTCTGCTGGTCAAGATGATGCTGTTCTACTTCTGTTCTGTGAAGGCCATAGCTGAGCTGACCGGAAAACCGGCCAAATGGTGGGTATTCCCCGTAGGCGCGGCCATTTATGGTGCTTCCTTTCTGGAAAGAGACTATACGCAGCATATCGCTATTGGCCTTGGACCCAGTCTGAAAATCGATTCTGTGTTTCAGGTGGCGATCCCTCTGCTGCTGGCTGTTTCCATCCTGCTGCGCAGCTGGTTTGCGCGCCCCTCCTCCTAA
- a CDS encoding SRPBCC domain-containing protein, translating into MNELKYEFYIAGTQAQVWDALVSPGQVQQIYYGSVIRSSFNPGELLEYVGPGAEGDETVHVYGTLLEFIPEKVLSFTHKVGPSYLKDRENYESRISWRLEPEGACTRLTLIHDNWHPDDPAYAASDSAWWHILSNTKTLVETGRTLDFGSWE; encoded by the coding sequence ATGAACGAATTGAAATATGAATTTTATATTGCCGGCACTCAAGCCCAGGTGTGGGATGCCTTGGTCTCCCCCGGGCAGGTCCAACAAATTTATTATGGCAGTGTAATCCGCTCCAGCTTCAATCCGGGAGAACTGCTGGAATATGTCGGTCCTGGAGCGGAAGGCGATGAGACTGTGCATGTGTATGGAACGCTGCTGGAATTTATCCCGGAGAAAGTGCTTAGCTTCACACACAAAGTAGGCCCTTCCTACCTGAAAGACAGAGAAAACTATGAGTCGCGCATTTCCTGGCGGCTGGAACCGGAAGGAGCCTGCACCCGTTTGACGCTCATTCACGATAACTGGCATCCGGACGACCCCGCCTATGCAGCCAGCGACAGCGCCTGGTGGCATATCCTGAGCAACACCAAAACCCTGGTCGAAACGGGCCGCACCCTGGATTTCGGCAGCTGGGAATAG
- a CDS encoding FtsX-like permease family protein has protein sequence MSFPQFAFNNVRRNARAYMAFFLSSAFMVMIFFSYSVFMYHPGVTSVEMGKNSAAGMMIASYIVFIFAFFFVMYSISAFLKLRNQEFGILMILGARPGQINRLIMLENMLIGMLSIVTGMAAGMLLSKLFLLLSTTVMGIDNLPFYWPVKALVTTSVAFIALFLANSVFTLLFIRKNQVLELLKGSVKPKKEPKVSWLLAFLGLALLAAGAYAIRTPLSPLSLLAAAVTGIPGTYFFYSQLSVLGMRLLRISRKRVWRGTNLLWISEMSYKIKDNARMLFMVTVVTSLACMAAGFLLSISQANRTSYMNSPFGIIYTIYDRGAAADTGRQKILSTLDQNGIKYTENKVNFIRSSVKDHKGKFNSVMLLSLSRFNQLAGQIESAGLPPLTDGEAVLLLNPKYRDVKFDTGQTVSLPAPNEEKLILKQVQNPKAMPFGQYTAPVLIVSDGYYKQAAAAADRSNLMEYYFYNIPAWGGALPKAGEPETVISGELETWSRGWNVANDNWDTLISTSAGDYTASKQGTSMLSFIGIFIALIFSLSSASFLYFKLHTELNADMKMYHSLSKIGLSVKEMSASATRQIALLFYIPILVAAVQTLVVIRPVLYQISIRNVTMPVLVTAAAFLAVQTIYFIIVRSRYIHSLKKMMV, from the coding sequence ATGAGCTTTCCTCAATTCGCGTTTAACAATGTGCGGCGGAATGCGCGTGCGTATATGGCTTTTTTTCTCAGCAGCGCCTTCATGGTCATGATCTTCTTCTCCTATTCGGTATTTATGTACCATCCTGGCGTTACGTCTGTAGAGATGGGCAAAAATTCAGCTGCCGGGATGATGATTGCTTCCTACATTGTGTTCATTTTTGCTTTTTTCTTCGTGATGTATTCCATCAGCGCCTTTCTGAAGCTGCGCAATCAGGAATTCGGCATTCTGATGATTCTTGGCGCCCGTCCAGGGCAGATCAACCGGCTGATTATGCTGGAAAACATGCTGATCGGCATGCTGTCGATTGTAACCGGGATGGCCGCCGGAATGCTGCTGTCGAAGCTGTTTCTGCTCCTCAGCACCACGGTTATGGGCATTGACAATCTGCCGTTCTACTGGCCGGTCAAGGCGCTGGTTACGACCTCCGTTGCTTTTATCGCCCTTTTTCTGGCCAATTCCGTGTTCACACTGTTGTTCATCCGCAAAAATCAGGTGCTTGAGCTGCTGAAGGGCAGTGTGAAGCCGAAAAAGGAGCCCAAAGTCTCCTGGCTGTTGGCGTTCCTTGGGCTGGCCCTGCTGGCAGCTGGTGCTTACGCCATCCGGACTCCGTTATCGCCTCTGTCCCTGCTGGCAGCCGCTGTTACCGGAATTCCCGGTACTTATTTCTTCTATTCACAGCTGTCCGTACTGGGAATGCGCCTGCTGAGGATCAGCCGCAAGCGGGTATGGCGGGGAACCAATCTGCTATGGATCTCAGAGATGAGCTACAAAATTAAGGACAACGCCCGGATGCTGTTTATGGTCACAGTTGTTACCTCTCTCGCCTGTATGGCTGCCGGGTTCCTGCTGTCCATCAGCCAGGCGAACCGGACGAGTTATATGAACAGCCCGTTCGGAATTATCTACACTATCTATGATCGTGGTGCCGCTGCTGATACCGGAAGACAGAAAATCCTAAGCACATTGGACCAAAACGGAATCAAATATACAGAGAACAAGGTTAATTTCATCCGCAGTTCTGTCAAAGATCACAAGGGCAAGTTCAACAGTGTTATGCTGCTCTCCCTTTCCCGCTTCAATCAGCTCGCCGGGCAAATAGAGTCTGCCGGACTGCCTCCACTGACGGACGGGGAAGCTGTTCTGCTGCTTAACCCCAAGTACAGGGACGTTAAGTTCGATACCGGCCAGACTGTGTCCTTACCGGCTCCAAATGAGGAGAAGCTTATTTTGAAGCAGGTGCAGAATCCAAAGGCGATGCCTTTCGGCCAATATACCGCACCTGTATTAATCGTGAGTGATGGTTATTATAAACAAGCCGCCGCCGCTGCTGACCGTTCCAACCTGATGGAGTATTATTTCTACAACATCCCGGCATGGGGCGGTGCGCTGCCCAAAGCAGGTGAACCGGAGACCGTGATTTCAGGCGAACTGGAGACGTGGAGCCGGGGCTGGAACGTTGCCAATGACAATTGGGATACCCTGATCAGCACCTCGGCGGGCGACTACACGGCCTCGAAGCAGGGAACATCCATGCTCAGCTTCATCGGCATTTTTATCGCCCTGATCTTCTCGCTGTCGTCTGCCAGCTTCCTCTATTTCAAGCTGCATACGGAGCTGAACGCTGACATGAAAATGTACCATTCTTTGTCCAAAATAGGCCTGAGCGTCAAAGAAATGTCGGCATCTGCAACCCGCCAGATCGCTTTGCTGTTCTATATCCCTATTCTAGTCGCTGCGGTGCAGACGCTGGTCGTTATCCGTCCGGTGCTGTATCAGATCAGCATCCGCAATGTCACGATGCCGGTTCTTGTAACGGCAGCAGCTTTTTTGGCGGTACAAACGATATATTTCATCATTGTCCGGTCCCGCTATATTCATAGTCTGAAGAAAATGATGGTGTAG
- a CDS encoding Ger(x)C family spore germination protein yields MNISKKNLFCLLCLPLLSTLLSGCWDDRELSELGITSGSAYDWEDNQWKATYQVINPSSGASNTGGTGGGSTSSPPFVTFTVKGRTIMEAVEKTNLTSTRQMFFSHSRITVLGESLARHGVNQLIDMFLRKQDARETVYVFIAKDEAGDILDQLMQLTKNQGAGIQLMIEQESRLVSYYPGTRMFELAMALSSESGSAILPEILLTGPEVMDETQETGRTDLQTRLALGRLGVLKGEKLVGWLSQKQAFGLSFMTDKIKTATIAFPSKPESDEKPDASFVLQKSRTTVQPKWEKDHYVIDIHIKGSGVLAELGSVMDLNERASITEMEHTLEQQVLELVDNSWKEVRKLGADVTGFAIKIHRSDRKRFKQIRKDKSWDRVFQEIEIRPHVSMEIERTGLSNKSFESVHEK; encoded by the coding sequence ATGAATATTTCAAAAAAAAACCTCTTCTGCCTGCTGTGTCTTCCCCTCTTATCCACACTGCTGTCCGGATGCTGGGACGACCGTGAGCTGAGCGAGCTTGGCATCACTTCCGGTTCAGCCTATGACTGGGAGGATAACCAGTGGAAGGCCACTTACCAGGTAATCAACCCTTCTTCTGGAGCCAGCAATACGGGGGGGACCGGGGGCGGAAGCACCAGTTCGCCTCCATTCGTCACCTTTACGGTCAAGGGGAGGACCATTATGGAGGCGGTTGAAAAAACCAACCTGACCAGCACACGCCAAATGTTCTTCTCCCATTCCCGGATTACCGTGCTGGGCGAAAGTCTGGCCAGACACGGTGTCAATCAATTAATTGATATGTTCCTGCGCAAGCAGGACGCCCGTGAAACCGTCTATGTATTTATTGCCAAAGATGAAGCCGGCGATATTCTGGATCAGCTCATGCAGCTCACCAAAAACCAGGGTGCCGGCATCCAGTTGATGATAGAGCAGGAATCCCGGCTAGTATCCTATTACCCCGGCACACGGATGTTCGAGCTCGCGATGGCCCTTTCTTCCGAATCAGGCAGTGCGATCCTTCCGGAAATCCTCCTGACCGGGCCAGAGGTTATGGATGAAACGCAGGAAACCGGACGGACGGACCTGCAGACCCGGCTGGCCCTGGGGAGACTGGGCGTGCTGAAGGGCGAGAAGCTGGTCGGATGGCTGAGCCAGAAGCAGGCCTTTGGCTTGTCTTTTATGACGGACAAAATAAAAACAGCCACAATCGCCTTCCCTTCCAAGCCCGAATCCGATGAAAAGCCGGATGCTTCTTTTGTCCTCCAAAAATCCAGAACTACGGTTCAGCCCAAATGGGAGAAAGATCATTATGTCATCGATATCCATATAAAAGGCAGCGGTGTATTAGCCGAACTCGGCAGCGTCATGGATTTGAACGAGCGGGCTTCGATTACAGAGATGGAGCATACTCTCGAACAGCAGGTGCTGGAACTGGTGGACAACTCCTGGAAGGAGGTCAGGAAGCTGGGTGCCGATGTCACCGGCTTTGCAATCAAAATTCACCGCAGTGACCGCAAACGCTTCAAGCAGATCCGGAAGGACAAGAGCTGGGACCGCGTGTTCCAGGAGATCGAAATCCGGCCTCATGTATCGATGGAAATTGAGCGGACAGGACTCAGCAATAAATCCTTTGAATCTGTTCACGAGAAATAA
- a CDS encoding FeoA family protein, with the protein MAGVVIPLSEAVNGSKLVISGIEVQGVLRRRLLDLGFVVGNAVEVLRRSPLGDPTAFRVSNTTIALRREESELIYGTLIGGGDE; encoded by the coding sequence ATGGCTGGAGTTGTTATTCCATTATCTGAGGCAGTAAACGGCAGCAAGCTGGTGATCAGCGGCATAGAAGTGCAGGGTGTGCTGCGGAGAAGGCTGCTCGATCTCGGATTTGTCGTTGGCAACGCTGTAGAGGTGCTGCGGCGCAGCCCGCTGGGTGACCCTACGGCATTCCGTGTAAGCAACACAACCATAGCGCTGCGGCGGGAAGAAAGTGAATTGATTTATGGAACTTTGATTGGAGGTGGAGACGAATGA
- a CDS encoding nucleoside recognition domain-containing protein, protein MESPHIIKGTDAIDSLLPFAKKLADKSSIRDEIVSGIYGVSAGICRDAVTYKDQKKLASTYKLDSIVTSKIWGFPIMLAGLGLVFWITIAGANYPSGWLASLFGWIEGYLTAGFEAVNAPAWLHGVLVLGLYRGTSWVISVMLPPMMIFFPVFALLENFGYLPRVAFNMDRLFKKSGGHGKQALTMSMGFGCNAAAILSTRIIESPRERMLAILTNNFVPCNGRWPTLILLSSLFMVGGAAAGALRTLSTALVLMGIVLIGIIVTLTVSWVMSKTALRGVPTHYTLELPPYRRPQIWKTILLSSKEKSLNVLTRAIVVAAPAGIITWILGNVMVGGDSVLNHMAAFFDPFANLLGLDGFIIMAFILGLPANEIVLPILLMGYMSSGAMVDIDGLGGIKDIFLSHGWTWLTALNMMLFSLLHYPCGTTLINIYKETRSMKWAVLSAVIPLGIAIAVTFAVAQAARLFGWV, encoded by the coding sequence ATGGAGTCACCGCATATCATTAAAGGAACCGACGCCATAGACTCCCTGCTGCCCTTCGCAAAGAAGCTCGCGGACAAAAGCTCGATCCGGGATGAAATTGTCAGTGGAATTTACGGGGTTTCGGCCGGAATTTGCCGGGATGCCGTGACCTACAAGGACCAGAAGAAACTCGCCAGCACCTATAAACTGGACAGCATCGTCACCTCCAAAATTTGGGGTTTCCCCATTATGCTCGCCGGCCTCGGCCTCGTGTTCTGGATCACCATTGCGGGCGCCAATTATCCTTCGGGCTGGCTCGCTTCCCTTTTTGGCTGGATTGAAGGCTATCTGACTGCCGGTTTTGAGGCTGTGAACGCACCGGCCTGGCTGCATGGCGTGCTCGTGCTGGGGCTGTACCGCGGTACCTCCTGGGTCATCAGTGTCATGCTGCCGCCCATGATGATTTTCTTTCCGGTATTTGCGCTGCTGGAGAATTTCGGATATCTGCCGCGCGTGGCTTTTAACATGGACCGGTTGTTCAAAAAATCCGGCGGCCACGGCAAGCAGGCCCTGACCATGTCGATGGGCTTCGGCTGCAACGCTGCCGCCATTCTCTCCACCCGCATAATTGAATCACCCCGGGAACGGATGCTGGCCATTCTGACCAATAACTTCGTTCCCTGCAACGGACGCTGGCCTACGCTGATTCTGCTCTCCTCCCTGTTCATGGTCGGCGGGGCCGCAGCGGGCGCCCTGCGCACTTTATCGACAGCCCTGGTGCTGATGGGCATTGTCCTGATCGGCATCATCGTCACCTTAACCGTCTCCTGGGTGATGTCTAAGACCGCGCTGCGCGGAGTGCCAACACACTATACACTGGAGCTCCCGCCATACCGCCGTCCGCAGATTTGGAAGACCATACTGCTCTCCTCCAAAGAAAAATCCCTGAACGTGCTGACCCGGGCAATCGTGGTTGCTGCGCCAGCCGGGATTATCACCTGGATTCTGGGCAATGTAATGGTCGGGGGAGACAGCGTACTTAACCATATGGCTGCTTTTTTTGATCCCTTTGCGAATTTGCTTGGGCTCGACGGCTTCATTATTATGGCCTTTATTCTGGGGCTCCCTGCCAATGAAATCGTGCTGCCGATCCTGCTCATGGGCTATATGTCCTCCGGCGCAATGGTGGATATCGATGGACTTGGCGGCATTAAGGATATTTTCCTGAGTCATGGCTGGACTTGGCTGACCGCGCTGAATATGATGCTGTTCTCTCTGCTCCACTATCCATGCGGCACCACGCTAATCAATATTTACAAAGAAACGCGCAGTATGAAGTGGGCGGTGCTCTCAGCTGTCATTCCGCTCGGGATTGCCATTGCTGTAACCTTCGCCGTGGCCCAGGCCGCCCGGTTGTTCGGCTGGGTCTGA
- a CDS encoding GerAB/ArcD/ProY family transporter, whose protein sequence is MNSKIGTTQAAMLIVNTILPTATVVLPAIISNYAEQDAPLAILLSTFFGLLIAYIVGSAVRCTNGAPFLTWVGEKSSPAIAAVLGLFMLQFYLDTSTTILREFVNFLKDNVLINTPISILCVLILLITIYMVRQGLEAIARVNSLVILLYLLFAPLYIFGLTDEMNVHQLLPMFDHSLAELTLASITPTTWMSEVAVLLFLAPYLQSPQKARIIGWTGLIFVAMLMMFSLIIALMVFGPDLIRLSAYPGFSAASIVHLGRFIEKLDILFISYWVLSIYVKFSIFLFATVECFKQTFRVGSSRPFIGTLGLLIVLECLYTWQSTEKLNLYNKEGRFLVFFLFNVLVPLGAVGLDRFRKAKTKRKGWGA, encoded by the coding sequence ATGAATAGCAAAATCGGCACTACCCAGGCAGCTATGCTGATTGTCAACACGATACTGCCCACTGCTACTGTCGTGCTTCCGGCAATTATCAGCAACTATGCGGAACAGGATGCGCCGCTTGCTATTCTGCTGTCCACCTTCTTCGGGCTCCTCATCGCATATATTGTCGGCAGCGCTGTTCGCTGTACCAATGGCGCTCCGTTCCTGACATGGGTCGGCGAAAAAAGCTCGCCCGCAATTGCTGCAGTCCTGGGCCTCTTTATGCTGCAGTTCTACCTGGACACTTCCACAACAATTTTGCGTGAATTCGTCAATTTCCTGAAGGACAATGTACTCATCAATACACCGATTTCGATCCTTTGCGTATTGATTCTGCTCATTACCATTTATATGGTAAGACAGGGCCTGGAAGCCATCGCCCGGGTGAACAGCCTGGTGATCCTCTTGTACTTGTTATTTGCGCCGCTATATATATTCGGCTTAACTGACGAAATGAATGTGCACCAGCTGTTGCCAATGTTCGATCATTCTCTGGCTGAGCTGACCCTTGCCAGCATTACTCCAACTACGTGGATGTCCGAAGTGGCCGTGCTGCTGTTCCTGGCGCCTTATCTGCAATCTCCGCAGAAGGCCCGGATCATTGGCTGGACCGGTCTGATTTTTGTTGCCATGCTGATGATGTTTTCTCTCATTATTGCGCTGATGGTGTTTGGCCCTGACCTTATCAGGCTCAGTGCGTATCCCGGTTTCTCAGCCGCTAGCATCGTACATCTCGGAAGATTTATCGAGAAGCTGGATATTCTCTTCATTTCTTACTGGGTATTGTCCATCTACGTGAAATTTTCGATTTTTCTGTTTGCTACGGTAGAGTGCTTTAAGCAAACCTTCAGGGTAGGCAGCAGCCGGCCTTTTATCGGCACCTTGGGTCTGCTTATCGTGCTGGAATGCCTGTATACCTGGCAGAGTACGGAGAAACTGAACCTCTATAACAAGGAAGGGCGTTTTCTGGTTTTCTTTCTCTTTAATGTACTCGTTCCTCTGGGGGCGGTTGGACTGGACCGCTTCAGGAAGGCTAAAACCAAGCGGAAAGGATGGGGAGCATGA
- a CDS encoding FeoB small GTPase domain-containing protein, giving the protein MSQYTVAFAGNPNTGKSTLFNLLTGLRQHTGNWAGKTVITAEGEFTHNNHTYRAVDLPGTYSLYSNSADEEAARDYIIFEEPDVTLVVLDATSLERNLNLALQVLEITGRAVICVNLIDEARRLGIDINLKAISKRLGVPVVAISARGKIGIEALLDQIERVATGAFTAQPLRISYSDEIERGIAELIPMVEQTVGSRYPARWIALRLLDGDESLLHSLKTHMGRKNITETKEVVGHGVTAYH; this is encoded by the coding sequence ATGAGTCAATATACTGTGGCTTTTGCCGGCAACCCCAATACGGGGAAAAGCACGCTGTTCAATCTTCTGACCGGACTGCGTCAGCACACAGGCAACTGGGCAGGCAAAACTGTCATTACCGCCGAAGGCGAATTTACCCACAACAACCATACGTACCGCGCAGTTGACCTTCCAGGCACCTACTCGCTGTATTCCAATTCCGCCGACGAAGAGGCGGCCAGAGATTACATTATATTCGAGGAGCCCGATGTGACGTTAGTGGTTCTCGACGCGACTTCGCTGGAGCGCAATCTCAATCTTGCCCTGCAGGTGCTGGAGATTACCGGACGGGCGGTGATCTGTGTCAACCTGATCGATGAAGCCCGGCGACTTGGCATTGACATCAACTTGAAGGCGATTTCAAAACGGCTGGGTGTTCCGGTTGTAGCTATTTCTGCCCGGGGCAAAATCGGCATTGAAGCTCTTCTGGATCAGATCGAGCGAGTGGCAACCGGTGCTTTTACGGCACAGCCGCTCCGCATCAGCTATAGCGACGAAATTGAACGGGGCATCGCCGAGCTTATTCCCATGGTTGAACAGACTGTTGGCTCAAGATATCCGGCGCGTTGGATTGCCCTGCGGCTATTGGATGGTGATGAGAGCCTGCTCCATTCGCTTAAGACCCACATGGGACGCAAAAATATTACCGAAACAAAGGAGGTTGTGGGCCATGGAGTCACCGCATATCATTAA
- a CDS encoding helix-turn-helix transcriptional regulator — protein sequence MSKADYMLSILWILQQHKRTAAELAEELELSVRSVYRYIDALCASGVPVIADAGPGGGYSLPEHFSAAPLFFDAGERRALVQASAFARGSGYPYEQALDGAIAKLKRYSNAEQLLHMERHESGLETLHSPAAPLAQLLEELEACTADSLTLEMEYRKGNGGLPSSRSIDPYGLVLWKGQWYLTGFCHQRQEIRSFRVDRIADLRRTGAGFIRPASFSAREFLLQSLLPGQDNPAELTAVVISAAEAVLNDLCSHWLFGHTLEQRSENTARFLLDEATLYSYAPYFLLPYGKALTIREPAALKKKLAEVTADLTAYYNES from the coding sequence ATGTCCAAGGCCGATTACATGTTGTCCATTCTGTGGATACTGCAGCAGCACAAAAGAACCGCTGCTGAGCTGGCCGAGGAGCTGGAGCTGAGTGTGCGCTCCGTCTACCGCTATATTGACGCCCTCTGCGCCAGCGGTGTTCCCGTCATCGCGGATGCCGGTCCGGGCGGCGGCTATAGTCTGCCGGAGCATTTCAGCGCAGCTCCGCTGTTCTTCGACGCCGGGGAACGGCGGGCGCTTGTACAGGCCTCGGCCTTTGCAAGGGGAAGCGGCTATCCCTATGAGCAGGCGTTGGACGGGGCGATTGCCAAGCTTAAGCGTTACAGCAATGCTGAACAACTCTTGCACATGGAGCGCCACGAGAGCGGACTGGAGACGCTGCATTCGCCGGCTGCCCCGCTTGCGCAGCTGCTGGAAGAGCTGGAGGCCTGTACGGCAGACAGCCTGACGCTGGAGATGGAATACCGCAAAGGCAACGGCGGACTCCCATCCTCCCGCAGTATTGATCCTTACGGACTTGTGTTATGGAAAGGCCAGTGGTACCTAACCGGGTTCTGCCATCAGCGCCAGGAGATCCGCAGCTTCCGGGTGGACCGAATCGCCGACCTGCGCAGGACGGGGGCAGGCTTTATACGTCCCGCCAGCTTCTCAGCACGCGAGTTCCTGCTGCAGAGCCTTCTGCCCGGCCAGGACAATCCGGCGGAGCTGACTGCCGTCGTCATTTCAGCTGCAGAGGCCGTATTAAATGATCTCTGCAGCCATTGGCTGTTCGGGCATACACTGGAGCAGCGAAGCGAGAACACAGCAAGGTTCCTGCTGGATGAGGCCACGTTGTACAGCTACGCTCCGTACTTTCTGCTGCCCTACGGCAAAGCGCTGACCATCCGGGAGCCTGCCGCCTTGAAGAAGAAGCTCGCTGAAGTGACCGCAGATCTTACAGCCTATTACAACGAATCTTAG